In Janthinobacterium agaricidamnosum NBRC 102515 = DSM 9628, the DNA window TTAGTGTTATAGGTTCATTTTTTAGAAAGTTTCCATCAGCATCCACATATTCTATTTTCAAATCTCTCTTTATGTTGATTTCATAAATTTTATTGGCAATTTCAATATTCGGGATATTAAGCGGTCCCGTCAAATCCCTCATACTGGACTTGAACTCCATCTTCCCCGGCCCGTGGATCTCGATATTGCCGCCTTCGAGCTTGAGGTAGGCGCCTTGCGCCGTCAGCAACACATGTTGCTTGGCGGCNNNNNCACACACTTAATTAATTAAGTGTGTGNNNNNGATTGCACTCCTGTCAGACGGCTTAGGATAGGGATATGACTAAGAGCCTATCCCAGTAGATGAATACGCCCTGTTCTGGCGCTCCTCAGGAACGGGGACTGCGTTGATCGTCGTCGCGTGGCCCGCCACGCGTCCTCCTCACGCCTGGTCCGCGCTCCCGATGCGCGGCCAGAACAAGACGCTCACTACTGGGATAGGCTCTAAGCGGGCATTTTTGTATGAGGCATTACACCTGAGAAGTTCCGCACCAACAAGGGCAAATCGGTGGAACTATTGCGCTATGACAGACAGGCGTTTGAAATAGCCGATGATGGCGCTGCACGGAGCAAGCCAGCGGATGCGGTATCCGTTGTTGCTTTGGAAAGCGAACTTTTATCCCGATAAACACTCGAATATCGGTAAGCTTTTAGAAGGGGAAAGCCATGAAAATTCCACCGGAATTAAGAATCCCGGCCTTGGTGTTTACCTTGCAGGCTGCATTCCTGTCGGGACTGGCGTTGATTTTCCTGGTCCTGGCGCCGCGCTAAGCAAGCGCGGGTGATAGAAGGGGTAAGGGCTGCGCTGCCGGTTCAGGCAGTCGCCATCGCTTGCGCCGGCCACACGCCATCCTTGCTCGATGCGCTGGTGCGGATGATCCAGCATTCCGGATACGGATCGCTGGCGAACCGGTTATGCCGGGCGATCCCGCTCAGTTTGTCGAGCGGCGTATTCGGCCCCAGCGGGGTTTCCTTGCCGGTCGCTTGATCCAGGTGCCAGAAACCGCCGTCGTGGTGGAACAGCAGCGGCAGGACGGCCGCATTTGGCGCGGCGGCAAAGTTGGGCAGCGGATAGCCGGGGTGTTTATCCGGCGTCAGCAAATAAAAACATTCGGCGTGGGCGCCCTGGTCGAGGCGGTGCAAAATCACGCCGTGCGGCATGATGGCGCTGACGCACAAGACCACGATGCCCTTGATGCTGGCGCTCAGTTCGATGCGCATGCCGAGCCGCAGCGGCGTCGATTTGTGCTTGCCGGGCCAGACGCCGTCCAGCAGCACGCCGTAGCGCGACACGTCTTCGATTTCAAACCCATGGTGGCCGCGGCGGATCACGGCGTGGCGGCCGGACAGGCGCCGCGTCAAGCCATGGTTGTCCTGGCCATCCTGGCTGAAATGGCTGAGCAGCACGTCGGCTTCGGGATCGACCAGCTCAAAGCGGCCGAACACGCATTCTTCCAGCGCGAACAGGCGGATCTGGCGCTGCGCACCGGCTTCCGGCGCGGCGTTGACCAGGCAAGCGGCGCGGCTGGCGTGCGGGTGGCTGCGCTGCGTGCCCGGCAGGTCGATTTCGATCAATTCCTCATCCCACGCGATGGTGGTGAAGCCCATGTCGATCTTGCCCTGCGGCGCGGCGAGGTCGACGTGGGCGATGCCGGCGTTGCGCGCGGTGACGTCGAGGTCGTAGCCGCCGCCGGCCGGCGCGCTGACCCGCGCGATAGCCGCGTCGTCGGCCATCACGCGGACGTTTTTATGGGTGCTGAGGAATATCTGGTGGATTTCGGTCAGCGTGGCGTCGCGCCGCGGCACCAGGATGACGAAGGTGCACACCCATTTGCGGACAATTCTGCCGTCGAACAGGCTGTGCACTTCGACCTCGATCTGGTATTGGCCGTGTTCCTTGTTGCGCGACGAGAATTCGACGAATACCGGGCGCCAGTCGCCGCGCGTGGTGCGCACGAATTGCTGGCGCGACGCGCCATGCGGGATCAAGTCCGATTGCAGCTGCATGGCGATGTGCGACGGGCCGTCGACCGCCATGCCGCGCAATTCCATTTTCAGGGTTTGCCGGCCGCCGGCCGCGCGCG includes these proteins:
- a CDS encoding DUF2345 domain-containing protein — its product is MCXXAAKQHVLLTAQGAYLKLEGGNIEIHGPGKMEFKSSMRDLTGPLNIPNIEIANKIYEINIKRDLKIEYVDADGNFLKNEPITLNFLNKQPTLLTLDKEGTATIKNAPLGPFRAEQSKRK
- a CDS encoding FHA domain-containing protein, which translates into the protein MQPSSSFELLTALRTNRPDPSATTLAAGQLVVPQQADNNDSETILPTTPKRDVIAAPGSGALAPGNAHLHISGFDPRAAGGRQTLKMELRGMAVDGPSHIAMQLQSDLIPHGASRQQFVRTTRGDWRPVFVEFSSRNKEHGQYQIEVEVHSLFDGRIVRKWVCTFVILVPRRDATLTEIHQIFLSTHKNVRVMADDAAIARVSAPAGGGYDLDVTARNAGIAHVDLAAPQGKIDMGFTTIAWDEELIEIDLPGTQRSHPHASRAACLVNAAPEAGAQRQIRLFALEECVFGRFELVDPEADVLLSHFSQDGQDNHGLTRRLSGRHAVIRRGHHGFEIEDVSRYGVLLDGVWPGKHKSTPLRLGMRIELSASIKGIVVLCVSAIMPHGVILHRLDQGAHAECFYLLTPDKHPGYPLPNFAAAPNAAVLPLLFHHDGGFWHLDQATGKETPLGPNTPLDKLSGIARHNRFASDPYPECWIIRTSASSKDGVWPAQAMATA